The proteins below come from a single Erythrobacter sp. SG61-1L genomic window:
- a CDS encoding regulatory protein RecX has translation MQPDARHNPRLKRPPRPLDRPRMEEMALAYVARFATSAAKLEAYLKRKLRERGWDGEGQPDVAALVGRYVELGYIDDETYARTKAGGLLRRGYGPRRVSQALGAAGISEDIRENVQASEAEERRAALALARKRRFGPFGTATTDRAMREKQIAAMLRAGHALDSARELVDAPSTEAAEQWAAAGEEEDGS, from the coding sequence ATGCAACCCGATGCCCGTCACAATCCCCGGCTAAAACGGCCGCCGCGCCCGCTCGACCGGCCCCGGATGGAGGAAATGGCGCTGGCCTATGTCGCGCGTTTCGCCACCAGTGCGGCAAAGCTGGAAGCCTATCTGAAGCGCAAATTGCGCGAACGCGGCTGGGACGGGGAAGGCCAGCCCGATGTCGCGGCGCTGGTCGGGCGCTATGTCGAACTCGGCTATATCGACGATGAAACCTATGCCCGCACCAAGGCGGGCGGCCTGCTGCGGCGCGGCTATGGCCCAAGGCGCGTGAGCCAGGCCTTGGGCGCGGCGGGAATTTCGGAAGACATTCGCGAGAATGTGCAGGCCAGCGAGGCAGAGGAACGCCGCGCCGCGCTGGCGCTGGCCCGCAAGCGCCGCTTCGGGCCGTTCGGAACCGCGACGACGGATCGTGCCATGCGCGAGAAACAGATCGCCGCCATGCTGCGTGCAGGCCACGCTCTCGACAGCGCGCGCGAATTGGTGGATGCCCCCAGCACCGAGGCGGCCGAGCAATGGGCCGCTGCCGGGGAAGAAGAGGATGGGTCGTGA